In Flavobacteriales bacterium, one genomic interval encodes:
- a CDS encoding T9SS type A sorting domain-containing protein — translation MVRIVLAGLGCLLFISASTQWVDWSNQYPYAGRRVYAHTMHRTSDGNLLLCASIHGGWTTGSGIPFEDPPLATYLLKTQPNGDTLWTQRIDSLVPYTISHVVDLFDGNTLIAGTASMNWTYCGFAYSTIPMPQVFAMKIDQQGTILWRHVYDLPCARILADAWETDDQEIHLLALDTQEPNIVVGYIQPTWFENYTLDTQGNTINMAMIQESDPFFGACIGSAGHRAGRYLLATALDTVGQNNSYVRLGKLDDDGVPLGFVTVTDSSIRTVVDIITTVDNGLLMTLSNEYSTSRLIHTDTLGATLWDRQYATRFQQALSLSDGTYLLVGTSGSFVTPDMNQLCVTAVAANGDSIWSRVYGDSLRDRGTSMLVTNDGFVAFGTKDMYSGSVPPRLFLTWDTLSSTVGIAEYQLNNELLLIYPVPADQQVRVQIPPLAGPIHIEVIDATGKMSHQEQIMSGAREHVLYVSDLSNGNYTVIVRTVKELLVGRLVVAH, via the coding sequence ATGGTACGGATCGTATTAGCTGGACTGGGTTGCCTTTTGTTCATTTCAGCCAGCACGCAATGGGTCGACTGGAGTAATCAATACCCATACGCGGGAAGACGTGTCTATGCGCATACCATGCACCGTACCAGCGATGGGAACTTATTGCTATGCGCCAGTATTCATGGTGGTTGGACAACCGGAAGCGGGATTCCTTTCGAGGACCCACCCCTCGCTACGTACTTACTGAAAACACAGCCCAATGGCGATACCCTGTGGACCCAACGGATCGATTCGTTGGTGCCCTACACTATTTCACATGTTGTTGATCTATTCGATGGGAATACCCTGATCGCCGGAACGGCAAGCATGAATTGGACCTATTGTGGTTTTGCGTACTCGACCATCCCTATGCCCCAAGTTTTCGCCATGAAGATCGATCAGCAAGGAACTATTCTCTGGAGGCATGTGTACGACCTACCCTGCGCCAGAATATTGGCCGACGCATGGGAAACGGACGATCAGGAAATACACCTGCTTGCTCTGGATACCCAAGAGCCGAACATCGTGGTCGGTTATATTCAACCGACGTGGTTCGAGAATTACACGTTGGATACACAGGGTAATACCATTAACATGGCTATGATCCAGGAGTCCGATCCTTTCTTTGGGGCCTGCATAGGTAGTGCGGGTCACCGGGCAGGGCGTTATTTACTGGCCACAGCGTTGGACACGGTGGGCCAGAATAACAGCTACGTAAGACTTGGAAAGCTGGACGATGATGGAGTTCCGCTGGGTTTTGTAACGGTAACCGATTCCTCGATCAGAACGGTCGTGGACATTATAACTACGGTGGATAATGGTCTGTTGATGACGCTGAGCAACGAATACTCAACTAGTCGACTGATCCATACGGATACACTTGGTGCCACCTTATGGGATCGCCAGTATGCCACCCGGTTTCAACAAGCGCTGTCCTTGTCGGACGGTACGTACTTGCTCGTTGGAACAAGCGGAAGCTTTGTGACACCGGACATGAATCAACTCTGTGTTACTGCTGTAGCGGCCAATGGCGATTCCATTTGGTCACGGGTTTATGGCGACTCGCTCCGTGACCGGGGAACGAGCATGCTGGTGACCAATGATGGTTTCGTGGCGTTCGGGACGAAGGATATGTATTCGGGTTCTGTACCGCCCCGTCTATTCTTGACATGGGACACATTAAGCAGCACCGTCGGAATTGCCGAGTACCAACTGAACAACGAATTACTTCTAATCTACCCGGTACCCGCTGACCAACAGGTGCGCGTACAAATACCACCACTTGCAGGTCCAATTCACATAGAGGTGATCGATGCCACTGGGAAAATGTCACACCAAGAGCAGATAATGTCCGGTGCGCGTGAACACGTGCTGTATGTTAGCGACCTTTCAAACGGAAATTATACAGTGATAGTGAGAACCGTTAAGGAGCTGCTTGTTGGCCGTTTGGTCGTAGCGCATTAG
- a CDS encoding glutamate racemase, with protein sequence MDPRPIGIFDSGIGGLTVTNAMQQALPTERLLYFADTVHIPYGQRSLEEVRQFSTAITRVLIAADCKLIVIACNTASAAALAHLRAHFPTVAFVGMEPAVKPAVEQTLSGVVGVIATTATFQSAVYASVVGRFAKDVEVIHQPCPGLVQQIEAGELETDHTEKMLRGWLEPMLAKNIDALVLGCTHYPFVRPLIERILGPSVRIIDPAPAVAKQVDRILEQRDLNAPAKQVGGLVAYTSGATEQFTALLPLLGLEQMEVRGAVWGDGDEVLELGG encoded by the coding sequence ATGGACCCACGTCCCATCGGTATCTTCGACAGCGGGATCGGTGGGTTAACAGTGACCAATGCAATGCAGCAGGCGCTCCCTACGGAGCGCCTGCTCTATTTCGCGGATACGGTACACATTCCCTACGGACAGCGTTCGTTGGAGGAAGTACGTCAATTCAGCACCGCCATAACCCGGGTATTGATCGCAGCGGATTGCAAACTCATTGTGATAGCGTGCAACACCGCTTCTGCCGCAGCACTCGCCCACTTGCGCGCACACTTCCCTACCGTCGCGTTCGTCGGCATGGAGCCAGCAGTAAAACCGGCCGTGGAACAAACGCTCAGCGGTGTCGTGGGCGTTATCGCCACCACGGCCACTTTCCAAAGCGCTGTCTATGCCAGTGTGGTCGGTCGCTTTGCGAAGGATGTTGAAGTGATCCACCAACCTTGCCCCGGCCTGGTGCAACAAATAGAAGCCGGCGAGTTAGAGACCGATCATACAGAAAAAATGCTGCGCGGTTGGCTGGAACCGATGCTGGCCAAGAACATCGACGCATTGGTATTGGGCTGCACGCACTACCCGTTCGTACGCCCGTTGATCGAACGCATCCTTGGCCCTAGTGTCCGCATCATCGACCCGGCACCTGCCGTTGCAAAACAGGTCGACCGGATCCTTGAACAGCGCGACCTGAACGCACCCGCGAAGCAAGTTGGTGGCTTGGTTGCTTACACAAGTGGCGCTACGGAACAGTTCACGGCGTTGTTGCCACTACTTGGGTTGGAGCAGATGGAAGTTCGCGGGGCTGTTTGGGGAGATGGGGATGAGGTGTTGGAGTTGGGTGGGTAG
- a CDS encoding OmpH family outer membrane protein yields MKTVFLALGLLLSTVPMATAQKLGHIDRQQLMLLLPGRKAAETKMQDFAKTLDDRLKAMGAEYQQKVADAQKDAPDMTQTQKDMVVTEIQDLEQRIQAAQEKAQEDLAKQEEELLRPMVTETNAAIKKVAEANNFVYIFDVSTGFVLYYDKGEDILPLVKAELKIP; encoded by the coding sequence ATGAAAACTGTATTTCTCGCACTCGGCTTATTGCTGAGCACCGTACCGATGGCCACCGCACAGAAGCTCGGTCACATCGATCGCCAGCAATTGATGCTCTTGCTACCTGGCCGCAAAGCAGCTGAAACGAAAATGCAGGACTTTGCCAAGACCTTGGATGATCGCTTGAAAGCGATGGGTGCCGAGTACCAGCAAAAAGTTGCCGATGCACAAAAAGATGCCCCGGACATGACCCAGACACAAAAAGATATGGTTGTGACGGAGATCCAAGATCTGGAGCAACGCATCCAAGCAGCGCAGGAAAAAGCACAGGAGGACCTAGCCAAGCAGGAAGAGGAATTGTTGCGTCCTATGGTAACGGAGACCAACGCGGCGATCAAGAAAGTAGCTGAAGCGAACAACTTCGTCTACATCTTCGATGTAAGCACGGGCTTTGTCCTGTACTACGATAAAGGTGAGGACATTCTACCGTTGGTAAAAGCCGAATTGAAGATCCCTTGA
- a CDS encoding OmpH family outer membrane protein translates to MDAQRIAFVNTKYIMDNMPEYSTAQKELDRSSAQWQEEIDERHLGIKRMRESYNAEAILLTEEMKRSRMEEIDRREREARDLQKRRFGPGGDLFKKREELIKPIQDRVYDAIKEIAGTSYIAVFDLGGSSSNLLFASEKYDKSDTVLRKLGIRPGKEGTDGANDDEKFGEDPPEEEKPDPGKGGIDPRGGKDEVKPR, encoded by the coding sequence ATGGATGCACAACGGATCGCATTCGTGAACACCAAGTACATCATGGATAATATGCCGGAATACAGTACGGCACAGAAAGAGCTCGATCGCTCGAGTGCGCAGTGGCAGGAGGAGATCGATGAACGGCATCTGGGGATCAAACGGATGCGTGAGTCGTACAATGCGGAAGCGATCCTCCTTACGGAAGAGATGAAGCGCAGTCGCATGGAGGAGATCGATCGTCGCGAACGCGAAGCACGTGACCTGCAGAAACGCAGATTCGGCCCTGGTGGTGATCTCTTCAAGAAGCGCGAAGAACTCATCAAGCCGATCCAGGACCGCGTATACGATGCGATCAAGGAAATAGCAGGAACCAGCTATATCGCTGTGTTCGACCTGGGCGGAAGCAGCAGCAATCTGTTGTTCGCCAGTGAGAAATACGATAAGAGCGATACTGTTCTGCGCAAGCTTGGTATCCGTCCGGGAAAGGAAGGGACCGATGGCGCGAACGACGATGAGAAATTCGGCGAAGACCCGCCGGAAGAAGAAAAGCCTGATCCCGGAAAGGGCGGAATTGACCCTAGAGGCGGCAAGGACGAAGTAAAACCACGATGA
- the bamA gene encoding outer membrane protein assembly factor BamA — MRWYIVLLLVFIGGSAFAQTSGPTMDPAHASEYEIGGITVSGTVTTDPNAVKLFTGLQVGDKVTVPGERITNAIRQLWDQQLFSDVRIDAAEIRGRVIFLNIIVVEKPRLSRFKFKGPNKSEADKLREEIQLVRGQQVNDALIANASNAIERYYIDKGFLKASVNIIQINDTVKTAPENSVLLILEVEKNKKVKIKDVVFTGNNNIKSRKLRKAMKKTRQKRWWNFFGSSKFLWSEYRNDKNSVLDLYNEKGYRNAAIVSDTMYFVREKRVRVEIAMDEGPEFRFRNITYTGNSKHSDAQLAEIMNINKGDIYNKKLLDSRLYMNQAGRDISSLYMDDGYLAFYPDPIELLVPGDSIDIDIRIREGKQYRIRNVIIKGNTKTTEHVIRREIYTKPGQLFNRSDVIRTQRELSTLGYFNPESMGVNPIQDARTGTVDLEYTVEEKPSDRLELSGGWGAGRVVLSLGLSFTNFSMRNLFKGSAWTPLPSGDGQTLNLRAQTNGRFFQSYSLSFVEPWLGGRKPNALSISAYRSVQTNGENRFIDTEDGRIANPLRQSLIITGVTLGIGKRLQWPDNYFILRQTLGYQLYDLKNYSSGAVVFSFTNGVSNVLSYTLQLSRSSIDQPFFSRTGSNTTISVKATPPYSLFQPERDWADLEPEQRYEWAEFHKWKFSTQWFNKLTNPKSGRSLVLMTRAGFGFLGRYNSSLGDSPFERFYLGGSALTGFQLDGREILGLRGYDDFSLAPNTGNFVVAKYTAELRYPISLNPSATIFTLAFLEAGNSYGSFNDFDPFKLYRSAGIGLRLNLPMFGPMGLDYGWRLDDVPNLPSMAKSQFHFTIGIDLGEL, encoded by the coding sequence ATGCGTTGGTATATCGTACTTCTTCTAGTGTTCATCGGCGGTTCAGCTTTCGCACAGACCAGCGGGCCTACCATGGATCCGGCGCATGCATCGGAATATGAGATCGGTGGGATCACCGTTAGCGGCACCGTTACTACGGATCCTAACGCCGTAAAACTGTTCACAGGGCTGCAAGTAGGTGATAAGGTCACGGTGCCCGGCGAACGGATCACCAACGCGATCCGCCAATTGTGGGACCAGCAGTTGTTCAGCGATGTCCGCATCGATGCAGCGGAGATCCGTGGGCGAGTCATCTTCCTGAACATCATTGTGGTCGAAAAGCCTCGCCTATCGCGTTTCAAGTTCAAGGGCCCGAACAAGAGCGAAGCTGATAAATTGCGCGAAGAGATCCAATTGGTCCGCGGGCAACAAGTGAATGATGCCCTGATCGCCAATGCCTCGAATGCGATCGAACGCTATTACATCGATAAAGGATTCCTGAAGGCCAGCGTGAACATCATCCAGATCAATGACACGGTAAAGACCGCACCGGAGAATAGTGTACTGTTGATCCTTGAGGTGGAGAAGAACAAGAAAGTGAAGATCAAGGATGTGGTGTTCACCGGGAACAACAATATCAAATCGAGAAAGCTGCGCAAGGCGATGAAGAAGACCCGCCAGAAGCGCTGGTGGAATTTCTTCGGCAGCAGCAAATTCCTATGGAGCGAGTACAGGAACGACAAGAACAGCGTGTTGGACCTGTACAATGAAAAAGGCTATCGCAACGCGGCCATCGTGTCGGATACCATGTATTTCGTGAGGGAGAAACGGGTAAGGGTGGAGATCGCCATGGATGAAGGTCCTGAATTCCGTTTCCGCAACATCACCTACACCGGCAACAGCAAGCACTCGGATGCGCAGTTGGCGGAGATCATGAACATCAACAAAGGCGATATCTACAACAAGAAATTGCTGGACAGCAGATTGTACATGAACCAAGCAGGCCGCGACATCAGCTCGTTGTACATGGATGATGGTTACCTGGCGTTCTATCCGGACCCCATTGAGCTACTTGTACCTGGCGATAGCATCGATATCGATATCCGGATCCGCGAGGGCAAACAATACCGCATCCGGAACGTGATCATAAAAGGCAATACGAAGACCACGGAACATGTGATCCGCAGAGAGATCTACACAAAGCCGGGACAATTGTTCAACCGCAGTGATGTGATCCGTACACAGCGGGAGCTCTCCACCTTGGGTTACTTCAATCCGGAATCTATGGGTGTGAATCCGATCCAGGATGCACGTACCGGCACCGTGGATCTGGAGTACACCGTAGAGGAAAAACCAAGTGACCGATTGGAATTGAGCGGTGGTTGGGGCGCAGGGCGCGTAGTGCTCTCATTGGGCCTATCGTTCACCAACTTCAGCATGCGGAATCTGTTCAAAGGTTCGGCATGGACACCTTTGCCTAGCGGAGATGGCCAGACGTTGAACCTTAGAGCACAGACCAACGGACGGTTCTTCCAATCGTACAGCTTATCCTTCGTGGAACCTTGGTTGGGTGGCCGGAAACCGAATGCGCTCAGCATATCCGCGTATCGCAGTGTACAGACCAATGGCGAGAACAGGTTCATAGACACCGAAGATGGCCGCATAGCAAACCCATTGCGCCAATCCTTGATCATTACAGGTGTAACCCTAGGCATCGGCAAGCGTCTGCAGTGGCCGGACAACTATTTCATCCTCCGCCAGACCTTGGGCTATCAATTGTACGATCTGAAGAACTATTCGAGCGGAGCCGTGGTCTTCTCGTTCACGAACGGTGTCAGCAATGTGCTTTCCTACACGCTCCAGTTATCGCGTAGCTCCATCGACCAACCGTTCTTCTCCAGAACAGGATCGAACACCACGATATCCGTGAAGGCCACCCCACCCTATTCGCTCTTCCAACCGGAGCGCGATTGGGCGGATCTGGAACCGGAGCAGCGTTACGAATGGGCGGAGTTCCACAAATGGAAATTCAGTACGCAGTGGTTCAATAAGCTCACCAACCCGAAAAGCGGTCGCAGTTTGGTGTTGATGACCCGTGCCGGATTCGGCTTCTTGGGAAGGTACAACAGTTCGTTGGGCGATTCGCCGTTCGAGCGGTTCTATTTGGGTGGAAGTGCGTTAACGGGCTTCCAGTTGGATGGTCGTGAGATATTGGGCTTACGCGGCTATGATGATTTCTCGCTCGCACCGAACACCGGGAATTTCGTAGTGGCCAAATACACCGCGGAATTGCGCTACCCGATCTCCTTGAACCCATCGGCCACCATTTTCACCCTTGCGTTCCTGGAAGCCGGTAACAGCTACGGCAGTTTCAATGATTTCGACCCCTTCAAACTATACCGTTCAGCTGGTATAGGATTGCGATTGAACCTCCCGATGTTCGGCCCCATGGGCTTGGATTACGGGTGGCGTTTGGATGATGTACCGAATCTTCCGAGCATGGCCAAAAGTCAGTTCCATTTCACGATCGGCATAGATCTTGGCGAGTTATAG
- a CDS encoding isoprenyl transferase, with translation MLGRIDTTKVPKHIAIIMDGNGRWAKANGEHRVVGHATGVRSVREALVAATEVGVEYLTLYAFSTENWNRPANEVAALMDLLVQTIAGELEELNKNGVRLQAIGDVESLPATCRDTLRNAIDNTAKNDRITLVLALSYSSRWEILRMARNLARAAKNGEIDPEEIDEQMIGNELTTAGIPDPELLIRTSGEQRISNFLLWQIAYAELWFTPVLWPDFKKEHLYSAILDYQNRERRFGLISEQVTPG, from the coding sequence ATACTTGGCCGCATCGACACCACCAAGGTGCCGAAGCATATTGCTATCATTATGGATGGCAATGGGCGTTGGGCCAAGGCGAACGGCGAGCACCGCGTAGTGGGCCACGCCACCGGTGTACGCAGTGTACGCGAAGCCTTGGTTGCTGCTACGGAGGTGGGCGTGGAATACTTAACGCTCTACGCATTCAGCACGGAGAACTGGAACCGACCAGCGAATGAAGTCGCTGCATTGATGGACCTCTTGGTGCAGACCATAGCGGGTGAGCTGGAGGAATTGAACAAGAACGGCGTTCGGCTGCAAGCGATCGGCGATGTTGAAAGCCTTCCTGCTACATGCCGGGATACCCTGCGCAATGCGATCGACAATACCGCCAAGAACGATCGGATAACCTTGGTACTGGCCCTGAGCTACAGTTCACGTTGGGAGATCCTGCGCATGGCCCGCAACCTTGCAAGGGCTGCCAAGAACGGCGAGATCGATCCGGAAGAGATCGATGAGCAAATGATCGGCAACGAACTCACCACCGCCGGTATCCCCGATCCGGAACTATTGATCCGCACCAGTGGAGAGCAACGGATCAGCAATTTCCTGCTGTGGCAGATCGCCTATGCGGAACTCTGGTTCACGCCTGTACTGTGGCCGGATTTCAAGAAAGAGCATCTCTACAGTGCCATACTCGATTATCAGAACCGTGAGCGTCGCTTCGGCCTTATCAGTGAACAAGTGACCCCGGGTTGA
- a CDS encoding NAD kinase: MRVGVNGRAKDISGTPAVIRVLEQIHAAGLELALTPDMATWLNETAGSIPWKVLTEAPLEAQGLDMMISLGGDGSLLDTVAMVGRSEVPVVGINLGRLGFLSNVRLEEVDEALAVIKQGKHTILDRSLVEVTNHADILSTQNFALNEVTLHKRDSASMLAVHVHLGETYLNTYWADGLIIATPTGSTAYSLSCGGPVLDPSNNALIITPISPHNLNVRPFVVPNHLTLHLQLEARSAKCLLNLDSRSHAIHGQSMVTVRKADFVVKMIQIEEGEFLPTLRAKLNWGLDIRSPKVEKNAKR, from the coding sequence ATGCGCGTAGGTGTAAATGGTAGAGCAAAGGATATTAGCGGCACACCTGCTGTTATCCGTGTATTGGAACAGATCCATGCAGCTGGGCTTGAGTTGGCATTGACTCCCGATATGGCCACTTGGCTCAATGAGACTGCGGGATCAATTCCGTGGAAGGTCCTCACTGAAGCGCCGCTCGAGGCACAGGGGTTGGATATGATGATCAGCCTTGGTGGCGATGGCAGCTTGCTGGATACCGTGGCCATGGTAGGCCGATCCGAAGTACCCGTAGTAGGGATCAACTTGGGCCGGTTGGGCTTCTTATCCAATGTTCGCTTAGAGGAAGTGGACGAAGCACTCGCGGTGATCAAACAAGGCAAGCACACCATATTGGACCGCTCGTTGGTAGAAGTTACGAACCATGCGGATATACTGAGCACGCAGAATTTCGCGCTGAACGAGGTAACCCTTCACAAACGGGACAGTGCGAGCATGCTTGCCGTGCATGTACACTTGGGCGAGACCTACCTGAACACGTATTGGGCCGATGGATTGATCATTGCCACACCCACTGGATCCACCGCCTATTCACTCAGTTGTGGCGGCCCTGTGCTGGACCCATCGAACAATGCGCTGATCATCACACCCATCAGTCCGCATAACCTCAATGTGCGGCCCTTTGTGGTCCCCAATCATTTAACGCTCCACCTTCAACTGGAGGCGCGTTCGGCCAAGTGCCTATTGAATCTCGATTCGCGCAGCCATGCGATCCACGGACAAAGCATGGTCACCGTGCGCAAGGCCGATTTTGTGGTAAAGATGATCCAGATCGAAGAAGGGGAATTCCTACCCACGTTACGGGCAAAGCTCAATTGGGGCTTGGATATCCGGAGTCCGAAAGTGGAAAAGAACGCTAAACGTTGA
- a CDS encoding BamA/TamA family outer membrane protein, giving the protein MRSKLTIPMFICMLFSSTALFAQETAVSDSVVIQVMGVAISGNKVTRDRIILRELVVKEGEACGSTALYEKLERSRQNLMNTGLFNSVTVLPLYLNKTTAMIEVTVNERWYWWPALVFDLADPNFNTWWLTKDLSRVNYGVYLYKYNFRGQNETVYVNAQFGYTQQYAIRYKVPYLDKQQKWGMSVGASFYQQAEITAGTLDNKRILIRNPDGSNRDVWSADIGATLRKTHDFRHSWRLGFTQAEVADTIVHVAEDYFNGNSNTTRYLSLTYSVTWDKRNLRSFPTKGHFAELRLDRYGLGLLDKNAPEVTTAYLEATRWFKLNERFTFALGARGKRTFGRQPYYVQQGLGYRNSVRGYEYYVIDGDHYALGKANFLFALFKPKTFRVEFIPIESFRTVYFALYLDAFVDAGYVWDSRYADQNFLANSPMSGYGLGLDLVTSYDQVARLEYTFNALGESGFFLHFTHPF; this is encoded by the coding sequence ATGAGATCGAAGTTGACCATACCAATGTTCATCTGCATGCTGTTCAGCAGCACAGCGCTTTTTGCGCAAGAAACCGCCGTGAGCGACAGCGTGGTCATACAGGTAATGGGCGTAGCAATTTCAGGGAATAAGGTCACCCGGGATCGGATCATTTTGCGGGAACTGGTGGTGAAAGAAGGAGAGGCATGCGGTTCCACAGCACTGTATGAAAAACTGGAACGCAGCCGTCAGAACCTGATGAATACAGGGCTGTTCAATAGTGTCACCGTTTTGCCGTTGTACCTGAATAAGACAACCGCGATGATCGAGGTAACGGTGAACGAACGCTGGTATTGGTGGCCCGCGCTCGTCTTCGACCTAGCGGACCCGAACTTCAATACGTGGTGGCTCACCAAGGACCTTAGCCGTGTGAACTACGGCGTGTACCTCTACAAATACAATTTCCGCGGGCAGAATGAAACGGTCTACGTCAATGCACAGTTCGGTTATACCCAACAGTATGCCATCCGGTACAAAGTACCCTATCTGGACAAACAGCAGAAATGGGGCATGTCCGTTGGTGCGAGCTTTTACCAACAGGCGGAGATCACGGCAGGCACCCTCGATAACAAACGCATCCTTATCCGGAACCCGGATGGGAGCAACAGGGATGTGTGGAGCGCCGACATCGGCGCAACCTTGCGCAAGACCCATGATTTCCGACATAGCTGGCGATTGGGCTTCACACAGGCCGAAGTGGCGGATACGATCGTACACGTGGCTGAGGATTATTTCAACGGCAACTCCAACACCACCCGTTACCTGAGCCTCACTTATTCCGTGACCTGGGATAAACGGAACCTCCGATCGTTCCCGACGAAAGGTCATTTTGCTGAGCTAAGACTGGACCGTTACGGATTAGGGCTATTGGACAAGAATGCACCGGAAGTTACCACGGCCTACCTGGAAGCTACCCGTTGGTTCAAATTGAACGAACGCTTCACCTTCGCTCTGGGCGCACGCGGCAAACGCACCTTCGGTAGGCAGCCTTATTATGTGCAACAAGGATTGGGATACCGCAATTCAGTGCGAGGCTATGAGTACTATGTGATCGACGGTGATCATTATGCATTGGGCAAGGCCAACTTCCTGTTCGCGTTGTTCAAACCGAAGACCTTCCGGGTGGAGTTCATTCCCATTGAGAGTTTCCGCACCGTGTATTTCGCGTTGTACTTGGATGCATTCGTGGATGCGGGTTACGTATGGGATAGCCGCTATGCCGATCAGAACTTTCTGGCGAATTCACCCATGTCCGGCTATGGCCTTGGTCTGGACCTAGTTACCAGTTATGATCAGGTAGCACGGTTGGAATACACCTTCAATGCCTTGGGCGAGAGCGGTTTCTTTTTGCATTTTACGCATCCATTCTAG
- a CDS encoding CBS domain-containing protein — MHALDLITPDIPPLRPHDDIKRALDWMEEFKVMHLPVVNEKRLVGLVKDTDLMECADAHALVSTVMEQVEIPFARAGQHIYDVMKLFSERGLSVVPVLDEMGVYVGSITEHQALLKLAELANVGEPGSIVILEMNLIDYSLQLISRIVEGNDARILSVYCHTLPGTNRTEVTLKINREDISDILQTFERYDIFVKSTFQGSRFQDDLRGRYDELMRFINT, encoded by the coding sequence ATGCATGCGCTTGACCTCATAACCCCGGATATTCCACCGTTGCGTCCGCACGACGATATAAAGCGTGCATTGGATTGGATGGAAGAGTTCAAGGTGATGCATTTACCTGTGGTGAATGAAAAGCGGCTGGTTGGTCTGGTGAAGGATACGGACCTTATGGAATGCGCCGATGCGCACGCACTCGTTAGTACCGTAATGGAGCAAGTGGAGATCCCGTTCGCACGGGCCGGGCAGCACATCTATGACGTAATGAAGCTTTTCAGCGAACGCGGCCTATCGGTTGTTCCGGTGTTGGATGAAATGGGCGTATATGTTGGATCGATCACCGAACACCAAGCGTTGTTGAAATTAGCTGAGCTTGCGAATGTCGGCGAACCCGGCAGCATCGTGATCCTGGAAATGAACCTGATCGACTACAGTTTGCAATTGATCTCACGGATCGTGGAAGGCAACGATGCACGGATCCTGAGCGTTTACTGCCACACGTTGCCAGGCACCAATCGCACGGAGGTGACCCTGAAGATCAATCGAGAGGACATCAGCGATATCCTGCAGACCTTCGAGCGTTATGATATTTTCGTGAAGTCCACCTTCCAAGGCTCTCGCTTTCAGGACGATCTTCGTGGGCGGTATGATGAACTCATGCGCTTTATCAACACCTGA
- a CDS encoding pyridoxine 5'-phosphate synthase translates to MTRLSVNINKLATIRNARGANDPDVVAMALDIERWGAQGITVHPRPDERHIRRSDVFALKPVLTTEFNIEGYPSEEFIALVLQVMPAQVTLVPDPPGVLTSNAGWDAIANQAQLVEVVATFKKAGIRTSLFMGTDLDQIDHAARTGADRIELYTEPYAAGYGADREAAVAPFTKAAIHATLCGLGLNAGHDLSRHNLAFFNARVPGLNEVSIGHALICDALRYGMENTIQLYLRELRGDALIPSVK, encoded by the coding sequence GTGACAAGACTCAGTGTGAATATCAACAAACTTGCTACGATCCGCAATGCACGTGGTGCCAACGACCCCGATGTGGTGGCCATGGCGCTGGATATTGAGCGATGGGGAGCACAAGGAATAACAGTGCATCCGCGACCCGATGAACGCCATATTCGTAGAAGTGATGTGTTCGCATTGAAGCCGGTGCTTACCACGGAATTCAATATTGAAGGGTATCCCAGTGAGGAGTTCATTGCGCTTGTGTTGCAAGTAATGCCTGCTCAAGTGACGTTGGTGCCCGATCCGCCCGGTGTGCTTACCAGCAATGCCGGTTGGGATGCGATCGCGAACCAAGCGCAACTCGTCGAGGTGGTGGCCACGTTCAAAAAAGCCGGTATTCGCACGTCGCTGTTCATGGGTACGGATCTTGATCAGATCGATCATGCTGCAAGAACGGGTGCGGACCGCATTGAATTGTATACCGAGCCCTATGCGGCAGGATACGGTGCGGATCGCGAAGCAGCGGTAGCACCGTTCACAAAAGCGGCGATCCATGCAACACTGTGTGGACTTGGTCTGAATGCAGGCCATGATCTGAGTCGACACAATCTCGCATTCTTCAACGCGCGTGTTCCGGGGTTGAATGAGGTATCCATCGGTCATGCGTTGATCTGTGATGCGTTGCGTTACGGCATGGAGAATACGATCCAATTGTACCTGCGTGAGTTGCGGGGCGATGCGTTGATCCCTTCAGTGAAATAA